The sequence below is a genomic window from Deltaproteobacteria bacterium.
CAGCTGCAGACCAAGCTGCTCCGCGCGCTGCAGGAGCGCGAGTTCGAGCCGGTGGGCTCGTCCCGGACCGAGCGCGTGGACGTGCGGATCGTGGCCGCCACGAACCAGAACCTGCCGCAGCTGATCCGCGAGCGGCGCTTCCGAGAGGATCTCTACTTCCGTCTCGCCGTGGTGCCGATCGAGGTTCCGCCTCTGCGCCACCGGCGCGAGGACATTCCGCTCCTGGTCCGTTTCTTCGTCGAGATGCAGCGGCGCAGCTACCCCGAGATCCAGGGCGTGACCGATGCGGCGCTGAAACGCATGGCCGAGTACGACTGGCCAGGAAACGTGCGCGAGCTGCAGGCGCTGGTCGAGCGACTCACGATCCTGCGCCGCGCGGGCTGGATCGACGAGCCGGAGCTGCCGCCCGGCGTCGTCGGCCACGGCCTCGAACGGCCGGTCGTGTCGCTGCCGCCCTCGGGCGTCGACTTCGAAGCGCTGGTCGCGTCCTACGAGCAGGAGCTGATCGTGCAGGCGCTGGCGGCCACAGGCTGGAACAAGAACCGCGCATCGCAGCTGCTGGGCCTGAAGCGCACCACCCTGGTCGAGAAGATCCGAGCCAAGGGGATCGCCGCGCCCGACTCCGACCTCCCGCCGCAGCGCCCGCGGGCGTAGCGCATCGGCTGCGTGCAGGAGCGCGCGCAAGTCCGGATCGACTGACGCCGGTGTCGCGCGCTGCTAAAGAAGTCGGGTCCGGCACCGATGCGGAGAATGGGCCTACCCGAAGGAGCCAGAATGGCCAGGCGAGACGACCGAGACCCGAGCCGGCGTGCCGGCAGCGCGGCCGCGGAGGACTCCCCGCTCGACGACCTGTACTCCGTCGAGTACCTCGCCGAGGTCGCCGGCGGAGACGCCCGCGCGGAGCGCCTCGCAGAGCTGAAGCGTCGCATTGCACTCGGTGCGTACAAGCCCGACGCGGAATCGATTGCCGCCGACATGCTCGCCCGGGTCGGACTCGACTCCGACGAAGATTGACGGCGGCTCCCGGGCGACCGGCCTAGCGCACGATCGCCACGATCAGCGCGGTCGCGTTGTCCTCTCCTCCGCGTTCGTTCGCGAGCTGGACCAGGGCGCGCGGGGCGGTCGCGGGGCCGACGGCGCAGAGCTCGAGGCAGCGCTCGATCTCGGCGTCCTCGAGCTGCGAGGAGATCCCGTCCGAGCAGAGCAGGAACAGATCGCCGGCCCGCGCGCGGATGGAGGCGACGTCGGGCTCGAGCCACGGGAGCACGCCGAGCGCGCGGGTGATGACGTGTCGGCTCGGGTGCGAGCGCGCCTGGTCTGCGCTGAGCTCCCCGCGCGCGACGCGCTCTCCGACCAGCGAGTGATCGAGCGTGAGCGGGCACAGGCGGCGCTGGCGATGCAGGTACAGACGGCTGTCGCCGGCGTGCGCCAGCGCCGCCTCGTCGCCGCGCAGCCAGATGGCGGCGAGCGTCGTGCCCATGCCGCGAAGTCCTGGCTCGGCGCGCGAGGCCTCGTGGATCGCGTCGCTCGCGCGCAGGATCGCGCGGCGCAGCACCTCGGCGCCCGACCCCTCCGGGTCTCGCGCCACGGTCTCCACGAAGACCGCCACGCCGAGCTCCGAGGCGCGCCGACCCGCCGCGTGGCCGCCGAGTCCGTCCGCGACGACGAAGAGCCCGAGCTTCTCGTCGACGGCGTGGAAGTCCTCGTTCGCGGACCGCTTGCGTCCGGTATCCGTGCACGCCGAGACTTCGATTCGCATGCGGATGGCGCTCCCGGTCGGACCCGGCGCTCCGGATCGGGATGCGCGCACGGGAGCTTGATCCGCGCGCGTGGCGATTTGATATGGTTCGCCGGAGTGGGAGTGAAGTCGGAGCGGAAACTCAATCGCGTTCGAACGCGATCCGATAGATACCGGCAAGTCCGGCCGCTTCCAGTGGCAGGCGCATGGAGGTTGGGGGCCGATGCCTAAGACCCTGCTTCTCGCCGATGACAGCGTGACGATCCAGAAAGTCGTCGGCATCACGTTCGCAAACGAGGACGTCGAGCTCGTCACCGTGGACAACGGGGACGACGCGCTCGTGCGCGCGCGCCAGATCAAGCCCGATCTCGTGCTCGCGGACATCGGCATGCCGGGACTCGACGGCTACGCGCTGTGCAACGCGATCCGCAAGGATCCGAACCTCGCGCACACACCGGTTCTCCTGCTGACGGGGACCTTCGAGACCTACGACGAGGAGCGCGCCCGACAGGTCGGCGCGAACGGCCACATCAGCAAGCCCTTCGAGGCCCAGGCGCTGGTCGATCGCGTGCGCGCGCTGCTCGCGCAGAGCGCCGCCGCACCTGCGCCGCGAAGCGCGCCTCCGACGCGACCGATCCTCTCGACGCCCGCGCCCGCAGCTCCCGCCGCACAGAGCGCGCCGCAGGCGCCGCCTCGTCCGCGCCCCGAGCTTCCTCCGCTTCCCGGCGCCGGGGCCGCGAACGCGCCTCGCGCCGCGAAGCCGCGAACGACCTCGACCTTCGAATTCGAAGTTCCACCCGCGGCGAGCGCGGCGCCTCTCGCAGCGGAGGAGCCGCTCTGGGAAGCCGAGCCGGTCTTCGAGGCGATGGACGACGCGCCCGCGCGTCGCGCGTTCTCGGGAGCGCCGCTCGGCCGGAACGACGACGCTTCGGCTCCTTCGCCGGACGCGGCGACCCGTCTCTTCGCGCCGGACCCGGTCGACGAGGTCGAGCCGCTCGCAGAGCCCGACGCGCGCGAGCTTGCAGCGACTCCTTCCCGATCGGGCTTCTCGTTCGAGGATCTCGACTTCGAGGAGCCGACCGCACCTCCCGGAGGCCAGACGCAGATCTTCGGCGAGAGTTCGGGACCGCTCGATGCTCGGGCCGTGCTCCGCCCGCGAGCGCCGATCCCGGCGTCCGAGCGGACGTTCGAAGAAGAAGAGATCACCGCGCCGAGCCAGGCGCTCGCGGAGCTCGAGCTCGGCGAGGTGGAGCCGGAGATCGAAGCGGAGCGACTGGACGAGGCGGACCCGTTCGCGGAGCCATTCTCGGCCGATACCTCGGCCGCGCTCG
It includes:
- a CDS encoding flagellar biosynthesis anti-sigma factor FlgM, with protein sequence MRRMGLPEGARMARRDDRDPSRRAGSAAAEDSPLDDLYSVEYLAEVAGGDARAERLAELKRRIALGAYKPDAESIAADMLARVGLDSDED
- a CDS encoding serine/threonine-protein phosphatase; this translates as MPTTFWIVTLSSARSRVLGIGPQPPCACHWKRPDLPVSIGSRSNAIEFPLRLHSHSGEPYQIATRADQAPVRASRSGAPGPTGSAIRMRIEVSACTDTGRKRSANEDFHAVDEKLGLFVVADGLGGHAAGRRASELGVAVFVETVARDPEGSGAEVLRRAILRASDAIHEASRAEPGLRGMGTTLAAIWLRGDEAALAHAGDSRLYLHRQRRLCPLTLDHSLVGERVARGELSADQARSHPSRHVITRALGVLPWLEPDVASIRARAGDLFLLCSDGISSQLEDAEIERCLELCAVGPATAPRALVQLANERGGEDNATALIVAIVR
- a CDS encoding response regulator produces the protein MPKTLLLADDSVTIQKVVGITFANEDVELVTVDNGDDALVRARQIKPDLVLADIGMPGLDGYALCNAIRKDPNLAHTPVLLLTGTFETYDEERARQVGANGHISKPFEAQALVDRVRALLAQSAAAPAPRSAPPTRPILSTPAPAAPAAQSAPQAPPRPRPELPPLPGAGAANAPRAAKPRTTSTFEFEVPPAASAAPLAAEEPLWEAEPVFEAMDDAPARRAFSGAPLGRNDDASAPSPDAATRLFAPDPVDEVEPLAEPDARELAATPSRSGFSFEDLDFEEPTAPPGGQTQIFGESSGPLDARAVLRPRAPIPASERTFEEEEITAPSQALAELELGEVEPEIEAERLDEADPFAEPFSADTSAALAEPQFADFSPASREPAPAHAATLLLPTSEMPAASDDTPELEGDMLDVEPLPEVAMPEPPAELDAWSDLDAAAEPDPRPTAPMPAVAPAREPSRPIAQPVLDPALLSQALEKVAWEAFGSLSEQVVNEVRKRVEAVVWEVVPQMCERLIREEIARMKADLPE